ATTGGCCGTACCTTCGTACCAGTTTTTTCCCGACTGCGCTTGGTATGGCGGTAAGATGGCCAAGCCTCCATTGCGGCGGTCCAAGTCCCAGGCCGACCCGATGCCTAGGTAACGGTTCAACTCAAGCGGTTCATATTGTGTTAACACGCCCACCGTCGTGATTCCCGAATTGGTACAGTTCGATAATGGAAAATCGATGATCCGGTACTTCCCTCCAAAGTTGACAGCAGGCTTCGCTGTCTTCCGTGTGAGAGGCCCGAGTCGTTTCCCTTCTCCTCCTGCGAGGAGCATTGCAACCATTTCTTGCTTCATAGTACAGCCTCCTAAATTCATAATATAACCATCTATTACCCTCTTTCTCTATTTCCTAATGTATTCCTGCTCAAATTATTATATGATAACGTTTACATTTTGAATTTTATCTAAAGATTGACGATATAATGAATAAAGAGAGAGGTGAGACGATGCGAGCGTGGATTGGGACACTATTTTTTGCCGGTTTGCTAGCCACCGGTCTGACAATCAGCGGGGCGTTGAAAGAGGAGATTGAACAGACGAAGCAGATTTTGACGTGGGGCGAAAAGACAGTCGATGCGGCCCCGCTCGCTTCGAAGCATGCCGTCACATTGACGTATAAAGGCGGGACAGAACAGCTCTATTTGAGCGGCCGACGTGATGACGTCTCCGTCGCCCGCTTGCCGGCCCATATCCGTGAGGCGATCATGGTCATTGAAGATCGTAAGTTCAACGCCCACCCAGGTTACGACCTCGGCGGGATTGCCCGGGCGTTCATTCACAACGCCAATGAATCGTCGTTACAGGGCGGAAGTACGATCACGCAGCAGCTGGCTCGTAACGTGTATTTGACTCATGAACGGACATATGAACGTAAAGTGAAAGAACTTTTACTCGCTCGAGCACTGGAAAAACAATATAGTAAGAAAGAAATTATGACCGCCTACAGTAACGTCATCTTCTTTGGACATAACGTTTATGGTATCCAAGCAGCTGCCGATACGTACTTCGCTCGTCCGCTCGAAGATTTAAATTGGAATCAAATCGCTTTCCTGTTGACCGTACCAAACAATCCATCCCTCTATGATCCGCTCCAACCTTCATCCGGATTTTATGAGCGTAAGGACCGCATCCTCACTCAACTGCGGGATGCCGGCGTGCTATCGAAGCAAGCTTACGAGACGCACCACGGTGTGAAGCTGAAGGCGACCTATCGCCAGCACGTCGTCCGCTATCCCGATTATATGGATACGGTCATGAAAGAAGCGATTCGACTCGTCCGCTCCCGCTACGACCTCGATGAAGACGCGGCCAGAGACTACTTGGCGACGAATCAAGCGACGATCGACACGTATCTGTCTGTCGCCCGACAGCAACAAGCAAAACAAGTGATGACGAAACTGCCGAACGGTTTAAACGGTGGCTATGCCGAGTTGACGCCGAAAGGCCGAATCGTCGC
This sequence is a window from Exiguobacterium mexicanum. Protein-coding genes within it:
- a CDS encoding transglycosylase domain-containing protein; translated protein: MRAWIGTLFFAGLLATGLTISGALKEEIEQTKQILTWGEKTVDAAPLASKHAVTLTYKGGTEQLYLSGRRDDVSVARLPAHIREAIMVIEDRKFNAHPGYDLGGIARAFIHNANESSLQGGSTITQQLARNVYLTHERTYERKVKELLLARALEKQYSKKEIMTAYSNVIFFGHNVYGIQAAADTYFARPLEDLNWNQIAFLLTVPNNPSLYDPLQPSSGFYERKDRILTQLRDAGVLSKQAYETHHGVKLKATYRQHVVRYPDYMDTVMKEAIRLVRSRYDLDEDAARDYLATNQATIDTYLSVARQQQAKQVMTKLPNGLNGGYAELTPKGRIVALVDSEMTQSGEFNRATQAFRQPGSAIKPVLVFAPFIEETGAKLDTILDGRPVCYGTYCPTNSGNRVLGDVSFRDTVAYSYNTPALAAFTAIDQETAFATADLMFSQWDAKTDNSLASALGGLTQGVSPKELAAAYTPFLNQGVYVSGQTIKQIRFESGAPTLTPSVTQQAVWSKSTVTTMREALSSVTTYGTGRYAGQIKRPYVGGKTGTTNSHKDMWYVGLTDETITAIWLGADTPRPFPELANRAYPAIVWTEAHR